One Streptomyces sp. R28 DNA window includes the following coding sequences:
- a CDS encoding M1 family metallopeptidase, producing the protein MSRFAPVALTVTSALLVLTACSSGVHGTPGGSGVRDPYFVKAGNGGYDVTHYALDLAYDPDDRHLTGTAEITARATQDLSAFDLDLKGMDVERVGVEGRSARWSRNGQELVVRPHDELDKGETFRLTVRYSGTPETLTDPDGSEEGWLPTADGALALGEPVGSMAWFPGNHHPSDKATYDIDVTVPEGLEAVSNGELANRTTSEGGTTFRWHTSEPMASYVAALAIGDYDISRSTTDSGLPVYVAVDKEEADDSREVLAELPEIMDWAEENFGPYPFSSTGAIVAGGDAADYALETQNRPVFPGAPDTELLVHELAHQWFGNSVTPKSWRDMWLNESFATYAEWLWEEDDGGDSAQETFDALYDHGEDDHEGLWDFPPAKPTSAAHISDTPVYERGAMVLQKIRQTVGDDTFYDIVQGWAADHRHGNADTDDFTAYVEKTAPDEDFDAIWEDWLYGDGKPDRP; encoded by the coding sequence GTGTCCCGTTTCGCGCCCGTTGCTCTGACCGTCACCTCCGCCCTGCTCGTTCTCACCGCGTGCAGCAGCGGCGTCCACGGCACGCCCGGCGGTTCCGGCGTGCGCGACCCGTACTTCGTGAAGGCCGGCAACGGCGGCTACGACGTCACCCACTACGCCCTCGACCTCGCCTACGACCCCGACGACCGCCACCTCACCGGCACGGCGGAGATCACCGCACGCGCCACCCAGGACCTCTCCGCCTTCGACCTGGATCTGAAGGGCATGGACGTCGAGCGGGTCGGCGTGGAGGGCCGGAGCGCTCGCTGGAGCCGCAACGGCCAGGAGCTCGTCGTCCGTCCGCACGACGAGCTCGACAAGGGCGAGACCTTCCGGCTCACCGTCCGCTACTCCGGCACCCCCGAGACCCTCACCGACCCCGACGGCTCCGAGGAAGGCTGGCTCCCCACCGCCGACGGTGCGCTCGCCCTCGGGGAGCCGGTGGGATCCATGGCGTGGTTCCCCGGCAACCACCACCCGTCCGACAAGGCGACGTACGACATCGACGTGACCGTGCCGGAGGGCCTGGAGGCCGTCTCCAACGGGGAGTTGGCGAACCGCACGACCAGCGAGGGCGGAACGACCTTCCGTTGGCACACCTCCGAACCCATGGCGAGCTACGTCGCCGCGCTCGCCATCGGTGACTACGACATCAGCCGCTCCACCACCGACAGCGGCCTGCCCGTGTACGTCGCCGTGGACAAGGAGGAGGCCGACGACAGCCGCGAGGTGCTCGCCGAGCTCCCCGAGATCATGGACTGGGCGGAGGAGAACTTCGGCCCGTATCCCTTCTCCTCCACCGGCGCGATCGTCGCAGGCGGGGACGCCGCCGACTACGCCCTGGAGACCCAGAACCGGCCCGTCTTCCCGGGCGCCCCCGACACCGAGCTGCTCGTCCACGAGCTCGCCCACCAGTGGTTCGGCAACTCCGTGACGCCGAAGAGCTGGCGGGACATGTGGCTCAACGAGAGCTTCGCGACCTACGCGGAGTGGCTGTGGGAGGAGGACGACGGCGGCGACAGCGCGCAGGAGACCTTCGACGCCCTGTACGACCACGGCGAGGACGACCACGAGGGCCTCTGGGACTTCCCGCCCGCCAAGCCCACGAGTGCCGCGCACATCTCCGACACCCCCGTCTACGAGCGCGGCGCGATGGTCCTCCAGAAGATCCGTCAGACCGTCGGCGACGACACCTTCTACGACATCGTCCAGGGCTGGGCGGCCGACCACCGGCACGGGAACGCGGACACCGACGACTTCACGGCGTACGTGGAGAAGACGGCGCCGGACGAGGACTTCGACGCGATCTGGGAGGACTGGCTGTACGGGGACGGGAAGCCGGACCGGCCCTGA
- a CDS encoding pentapeptide repeat-containing protein: protein MARRAMGEGGGTGRGGSAGRGGGPGRGGVKGARRPEVRLPPLEPYRDGELEPDGDYDGLEFREEDLGGQDGAGARFLDCELRGCALDETRLHHARILDSVLTGLRGVGTDLAESTLRDVELVDARLGGVQLHGAVLERVLIRGGKIDYLNMRKAKLKDVVFEGCVLVEPDFGGARLERVEFVDCAVKGADLTGVTLTDVDLRRAAELDFARGVDRLAGAVISPGQLLDLAPVLAAQLGIRVEG, encoded by the coding sequence ATGGCGAGGAGAGCGATGGGTGAGGGCGGCGGTACCGGCAGGGGTGGCAGCGCGGGCAGGGGCGGTGGTCCGGGCAGGGGTGGCGTGAAGGGTGCGCGGCGGCCCGAGGTGCGGTTGCCGCCGCTGGAGCCCTACCGGGACGGGGAGTTGGAGCCGGACGGGGACTACGACGGCCTGGAGTTCCGGGAGGAGGACCTCGGCGGACAGGACGGCGCAGGCGCCCGGTTCCTGGACTGCGAGCTGCGGGGCTGCGCCCTGGACGAGACGAGACTTCATCACGCCCGGATCCTCGACTCGGTGCTCACGGGCCTACGGGGCGTCGGCACCGATCTCGCCGAGTCGACCCTGCGTGATGTGGAGTTGGTGGACGCCCGCCTGGGCGGGGTGCAGCTGCACGGCGCCGTGCTGGAGCGGGTGCTGATCCGCGGCGGCAAGATCGACTACCTGAACATGCGCAAGGCCAAGCTCAAGGACGTCGTCTTCGAGGGCTGCGTCCTGGTCGAGCCGGACTTCGGGGGCGCCCGCCTGGAGCGGGTGGAGTTCGTGGACTGCGCGGTGAAAGGGGCGGACCTCACCGGGGTGACGCTCACGGACGTGGACCTGCGCAGGGCGGCCGAGCTGGACTTCGCGCGGGGGGTGGACCGGCTGGCCGGGGCGGTGATCAGTCCGGGGCAACTCCTGGATCTGGCGCCGGTGTTGGCGGCGCAGCTGGGGATCCGGGTGGAGGGATAG
- the arfB gene encoding alternative ribosome rescue aminoacyl-tRNA hydrolase ArfB, which yields MDGMSGPYVVRGSVSLPEAELMWRFSRSSGPGGQHVNTSDSQVELRFDLAKTEALPEVWKQRALQRLESRLVDGVVTVRASEHRSQWRNRETAAVRLAALLAEATAPPPKPRRPTRIPRGINERRLREKKQRSDTKRGRSGRDWG from the coding sequence ATGGACGGCATGTCTGGTCCCTACGTCGTCCGTGGCTCCGTCTCGCTTCCCGAGGCCGAGCTCATGTGGCGTTTCTCGCGGTCGAGCGGCCCGGGCGGCCAGCACGTCAACACCAGTGACTCACAGGTCGAGCTGCGGTTCGACCTGGCGAAGACCGAGGCGCTGCCCGAGGTGTGGAAGCAGCGGGCGCTGCAGCGGCTGGAGTCCCGCCTCGTCGACGGCGTCGTCACCGTCCGCGCCTCCGAGCACCGCTCCCAGTGGCGCAACCGCGAGACCGCCGCCGTACGCCTCGCCGCGCTCCTCGCCGAGGCGACGGCGCCGCCGCCGAAGCCGCGCAGGCCGACCCGGATCCCCCGGGGCATCAACGAGCGGCGCCTGCGGGAGAAGAAGCAGCGCTCGGACACCAAGCGGGGACGGTCCGGGCGGGACTGGGGGTAA
- a CDS encoding MFS transporter has product MSFTRTGEAAVDADPRRWWGLVIIALAQLMVVLDATIVNIALPSAQSDLGMSDGDRQWVITAYTLAFGGLLLLGGRIADLVGRKRTFVIGLVGFAAASALGGAATTSGMLFGARALQGVFAAVLAPSALSLLTTTFTDPKERGKAFGIYGALAGSGSAIGFIVGGLLTEYLNWRWCLYVNVPIAVIAVIGALALLRDSPGHAGARLDVPGVLLGCGGLVAIVYGFAEAQPRGWTDPMVLTLFAAGVVLLAAFVWWQTRAPVPLLPLHIIKDRTRAGCFLTMALAVIGMFGLFLFMTYYLQVILDYSPVMTGLAFLPLTAAIITGSTQIAARLLDHVAPRLLMAPGALLAAVGMVLLTQLTVHSSYAADILPALILMGLGMGLIFMPVFATATAGVAPQDSGVTSATINTSQQVGGSIGTALLNTIATTSSAAYITAHLTDPAQRALVTKEGIVHGYTVAIWWAAAIMLLAGLVAALMVTAKPPKHGAPQEAPVPESVT; this is encoded by the coding sequence GTGAGTTTCACCCGAACAGGTGAGGCCGCCGTGGACGCCGACCCCCGCCGCTGGTGGGGCCTGGTGATCATCGCGCTCGCGCAGCTCATGGTCGTCCTCGACGCGACCATCGTGAACATCGCGCTCCCCTCCGCCCAGAGCGACCTCGGCATGTCCGACGGCGACCGCCAGTGGGTGATCACCGCGTACACCCTGGCTTTCGGCGGACTGCTCCTGCTGGGCGGCCGGATCGCCGACCTGGTGGGCCGCAAACGCACCTTCGTCATCGGCCTCGTCGGCTTCGCAGCCGCCTCCGCGCTGGGCGGCGCGGCCACCACGTCCGGCATGCTCTTCGGCGCCCGTGCCCTGCAGGGCGTCTTCGCCGCCGTACTGGCCCCGTCGGCCCTGTCGTTGCTGACCACGACCTTCACCGACCCCAAGGAACGCGGCAAGGCCTTCGGTATCTACGGCGCCCTGGCCGGCAGCGGCAGCGCGATCGGGTTCATCGTCGGCGGTCTGCTCACGGAGTACCTGAACTGGCGCTGGTGCCTGTACGTCAACGTGCCCATCGCCGTGATCGCCGTCATCGGCGCCCTCGCCCTGCTCCGCGACAGCCCCGGCCACGCGGGCGCCCGCCTCGACGTACCCGGCGTGCTGCTCGGCTGCGGCGGCCTGGTCGCCATCGTCTACGGCTTCGCCGAGGCCCAGCCGCGGGGCTGGACCGACCCGATGGTCCTCACCCTCTTCGCGGCGGGGGTCGTCCTCCTGGCGGCCTTCGTCTGGTGGCAGACCCGGGCCCCCGTGCCCCTGCTCCCGCTGCACATCATCAAGGACCGCACCCGAGCCGGCTGCTTCCTGACCATGGCGCTGGCCGTGATCGGCATGTTCGGGCTGTTCCTGTTCATGACCTACTACCTGCAGGTCATCCTCGACTACTCGCCGGTGATGACCGGCCTCGCCTTCCTGCCCCTCACGGCCGCGATCATCACCGGCTCCACCCAGATCGCCGCCCGGCTCCTGGACCATGTGGCGCCGCGCCTGCTGATGGCCCCGGGCGCCCTGCTGGCGGCGGTCGGCATGGTGCTCCTGACGCAGCTGACGGTGCACTCGTCCTACGCGGCCGACATCCTGCCCGCGCTGATCCTCATGGGCCTCGGCATGGGCCTGATCTTCATGCCGGTGTTCGCCACGGCGACGGCGGGCGTGGCCCCGCAGGACTCCGGCGTGACCTCCGCGACCATCAACACCTCGCAGCAGGTGGGCGGTTCGATCGGTACGGCCCTGCTGAACACGATCGCCACCACCAGCAGCGCCGCCTACATCACCGCCCACCTCACCGACCCGGCCCAGCGGGCCCTGGTCACCAAGGAGGGCATCGTCCACGGCTACACCGTCGCCATCTGGTGGGCCGCCGCCATCATGCTCCTGGCCGGCCTGGTCGCGGCCCTGATGGTGACGGCGAAGCCCCCGAAGCACGGCGCCCCGCAGGAGGCGCCGGTCCCGGAGTCGGTGACCTGA
- a CDS encoding N-acetyltransferase family protein: MILAPLPLTPDRDIPAPLLTELTALYAANREFHALSGDFPDPDDVRPEQVAAALADELANPDVEVLLARSTGRLVGIVITLAHHPDPADPDPWIGLLMIDTGAQRHGYGRRLASLVEDRFRAAGRAAVRLAVLDNNPKGLAFWTALGYEAIAHREDRRLGRPCTVLRKPLPSPPHTPRRAAPPG, from the coding sequence GTGATCCTCGCCCCCCTCCCCCTCACCCCCGATCGCGACATCCCGGCCCCACTCCTCACCGAGCTCACCGCGCTCTACGCCGCCAACCGCGAGTTCCACGCCCTCAGCGGTGACTTCCCGGACCCGGACGACGTACGGCCGGAGCAGGTGGCGGCGGCGCTGGCCGACGAGTTGGCGAACCCGGACGTGGAGGTCCTGCTCGCCCGTAGTACCGGGCGGCTGGTCGGGATCGTGATCACGCTCGCCCATCACCCGGACCCGGCCGACCCGGACCCGTGGATCGGCCTGCTGATGATCGACACGGGCGCGCAACGCCACGGGTACGGCCGCCGGTTGGCCTCCCTGGTCGAGGACCGTTTCCGGGCGGCGGGCCGTGCCGCCGTACGCCTCGCCGTCCTCGACAACAACCCCAAGGGCCTCGCCTTCTGGACCGCCCTCGGCTACGAGGCCATCGCCCACCGCGAGGACCGCCGACTCGGCCGCCCCTGCACGGTCCTGCGCAAGCCGCTGCCCAGTCCCCCACACACCCCGCGCCGGGCCGCCCCGCCCGGGTAG
- a CDS encoding TerD family protein yields MAVSLSKGGNVSLTKEAPGLTAVTVGLGWDVRTTTGTDFDLDASAIAVNPTGKVYSDGHFVFFNNKQTPDSTIVHTGDNRTGEGAGDDEAINVNLAGLPADVDKIVFPVSIYDAENRSQNFGQVRNAYIRIVNQAGGAEIARYDLSEDAATETAMVFGELYRNGAEWKFRAVGQGYASGLVGIAQDFGVNV; encoded by the coding sequence ATGGCTGTAAGCCTGTCCAAGGGTGGCAACGTCTCGCTCACCAAGGAGGCTCCGGGCCTGACCGCCGTCACCGTGGGCCTCGGCTGGGACGTCCGCACCACCACCGGCACGGACTTCGACCTCGACGCCTCCGCGATCGCGGTCAACCCCACGGGGAAGGTCTACTCGGACGGCCACTTCGTCTTCTTCAACAACAAGCAGACCCCGGACAGCACCATCGTCCACACCGGTGACAACCGCACCGGCGAGGGCGCCGGCGACGACGAGGCGATCAACGTCAACCTCGCCGGCCTCCCGGCCGACGTCGACAAGATCGTCTTCCCGGTCTCGATCTACGACGCGGAGAACCGCTCGCAGAACTTCGGCCAGGTCCGCAACGCCTACATCCGCATCGTCAACCAGGCCGGCGGCGCCGAGATCGCCCGCTACGACCTGTCCGAGGACGCGGCCACCGAGACCGCCATGGTCTTCGGCGAGCTCTACCGCAACGGCGCCGAGTGGAAGTTCCGCGCCGTCGGCCAGGGCTACGCCTCGGGCCTGGTGGGCATCGCGCAGGACTTCGGTGTGAACGTCTGA
- a CDS encoding FAD-dependent oxidoreductase has protein sequence MHRITVIGGGFAGLTAAITAAEAGAKVTVYEAHHTLGGRARTAEGPYRTNEGPHALYSGGPHWLWLKQRDLIGPLAPIPPLEAARLRLRHRGVLRRTPPFAMLKLLRRGLPQAPVDVDFMTWATDIAGEEGARAAAHYSAVALFHHDPGALSAAFVQERLRRATKLPPEAHYPRGGWATMIDRMAARAWNLGVRMETLSRVDSLDDLTTGTPVVVATSLDAARRLLRDDSLTWTSGRTALIDLAVRTRRGDAFALSDLDGTGWLERFTAQDRSLAPAGEQLIQGQIPIAPHESRADGITRAEQLLDLGFPGWRERVTWRRESVANGRTGAVDLPGTSWRDRPAVDRGDGIYLAGDQVAAPGVLSEVSFNSALTAVSLALGRHALDLKRA, from the coding sequence ATGCACCGCATCACCGTCATCGGCGGCGGCTTCGCCGGACTCACCGCGGCCATCACCGCCGCCGAGGCGGGCGCCAAGGTGACCGTCTACGAAGCCCACCACACCCTCGGCGGGCGGGCCCGGACCGCCGAGGGGCCGTACCGGACGAACGAGGGACCGCACGCCCTGTACAGCGGCGGCCCGCACTGGCTCTGGCTCAAGCAGCGCGACCTCATCGGGCCGCTCGCGCCGATCCCACCCCTGGAGGCCGCCCGGCTGCGGCTGCGGCACCGCGGCGTCCTGCGGCGCACCCCGCCCTTCGCCATGCTCAAGCTGTTGCGGCGAGGCCTGCCGCAGGCGCCCGTCGACGTCGACTTCATGACCTGGGCCACGGACATCGCCGGCGAGGAGGGTGCCCGTGCCGCCGCCCACTACTCCGCCGTCGCCCTGTTCCACCACGACCCCGGCGCCCTGTCCGCCGCGTTCGTGCAGGAGCGGTTGCGCCGGGCCACCAAGCTGCCCCCGGAGGCGCACTATCCGCGCGGCGGATGGGCGACCATGATCGACCGGATGGCGGCCCGGGCCTGGAATCTCGGGGTGCGGATGGAGACCCTTTCCCGAGTCGACAGCCTCGACGACCTGACGACCGGCACGCCCGTCGTCGTCGCCACCTCCCTCGACGCCGCCCGCCGCCTGCTCAGGGACGACTCCCTGACCTGGACCAGCGGACGTACGGCGCTCATCGACCTCGCCGTGCGGACCCGGCGCGGGGACGCCTTCGCCCTCTCCGATCTCGACGGGACCGGGTGGCTGGAGCGGTTCACCGCGCAGGACCGCTCTCTGGCGCCGGCCGGTGAACAGCTGATCCAGGGGCAGATCCCGATCGCCCCGCACGAGTCCAGGGCCGACGGCATCACCCGTGCCGAGCAGCTTCTCGATCTCGGTTTCCCCGGCTGGCGCGAGCGCGTCACCTGGCGGCGCGAGTCCGTCGCGAACGGCCGTACCGGCGCCGTCGACCTGCCCGGCACCAGCTGGCGCGACCGTCCGGCCGTCGACCGCGGCGACGGGATCTATCTGGCGGGTGACCAGGTCGCCGCCCCCGGCGTGCTGTCCGAGGTCTCCTTCAACAGCGCGCTCACGGCCGTGTCCCTGGCCCTCGGCCGGCACGCCCTTGACCTCAAGCGAGCTTGA
- a CDS encoding GNAT family N-acetyltransferase produces the protein MTSTPALRLEKITPGNFETATGIRVRPEQEFAVSPVMQSLAEAYVHPAGVAWPRLIVDGDRPVGFLMAFFDIDWRGDGTLFRSGLWRLNIAAEEQGRGYGRFAVESVATEIRRRGGKELYVTWHPGPNGPEGFYLGLGFRPNGETSEGETVGVLELDRIG, from the coding sequence ATGACATCGACTCCCGCACTCCGCCTCGAAAAGATCACACCCGGAAACTTCGAGACCGCGACCGGCATACGCGTCCGCCCCGAGCAGGAATTCGCGGTCTCCCCGGTGATGCAGTCGCTCGCCGAGGCATACGTTCACCCGGCGGGCGTCGCCTGGCCGCGCCTGATCGTCGACGGCGACCGCCCGGTCGGGTTCCTGATGGCCTTCTTCGATATCGACTGGCGCGGCGACGGCACCCTGTTCCGCTCGGGACTGTGGCGGCTGAACATCGCGGCGGAGGAACAGGGCCGCGGTTACGGCCGGTTCGCGGTCGAGTCCGTGGCCACCGAGATCCGCCGCCGGGGCGGCAAGGAGTTGTACGTCACCTGGCATCCCGGACCGAACGGCCCCGAGGGTTTCTACCTCGGCCTCGGCTTCCGGCCGAACGGGGAGACCAGCGAGGGCGAGACGGTGGGGGTGCTGGAGCTGGACCGGATCGGCTAG
- a CDS encoding zinc-binding dehydrogenase yields MHAIRLHTFGPAENLTYEDVDAPAPDPGQVRIAVAAAGVHLLDATLREGIQGPAPQPPTLPTIPGREVAGVVESLGEGVAALWLGKRVVAHLGFAPGGYAELAVADVDRVHEIPANLDFAEAVAMIGTGRTTMGILQFAELGPDAVAVIPAAAGGIGTLLVQYARNAGAVVIGLAGGLQKVARVQENGADLAVDYTDPAWPEKVRAFLGGRGATVVFDGVGGDVARESVALLGPGGRHLVFGWSGAGPHGRPYFVDGVSQQVLGPVMMQKAGGPNPVRALELRALTEAAAGRLTPAVQRFPLAEAAAAHRALETRGTTGKVVLEP; encoded by the coding sequence ATGCACGCCATCCGCCTGCACACCTTCGGCCCGGCCGAGAACCTCACCTACGAGGACGTCGACGCCCCCGCACCGGACCCCGGCCAGGTCCGTATCGCCGTAGCGGCAGCCGGCGTCCACCTCCTCGACGCGACCCTGCGCGAGGGCATTCAGGGCCCGGCGCCGCAGCCGCCCACGCTGCCCACGATCCCCGGCCGCGAGGTCGCCGGCGTCGTCGAGTCCCTCGGCGAGGGGGTCGCCGCGCTCTGGCTCGGCAAGCGCGTCGTCGCTCACCTGGGCTTCGCGCCGGGCGGCTACGCCGAGCTGGCCGTCGCCGACGTCGACCGCGTCCACGAGATCCCGGCGAACCTCGACTTCGCCGAGGCCGTCGCCATGATCGGCACGGGCCGGACGACGATGGGGATCCTGCAGTTCGCCGAGCTCGGCCCGGACGCGGTCGCCGTGATCCCGGCGGCCGCCGGCGGCATCGGCACCCTGCTCGTGCAGTACGCCAGGAACGCCGGCGCCGTCGTCATCGGCCTCGCCGGCGGCCTTCAGAAGGTCGCCCGCGTGCAGGAGAACGGCGCCGACCTGGCCGTCGACTACACGGACCCGGCATGGCCCGAGAAGGTCCGCGCCTTCCTGGGCGGGCGAGGGGCCACCGTCGTCTTCGACGGCGTCGGCGGCGACGTCGCCCGCGAGTCCGTCGCCCTGCTCGGGCCGGGCGGCAGGCACCTCGTCTTCGGCTGGTCCGGCGCGGGGCCGCACGGCAGGCCCTACTTCGTCGACGGCGTCTCCCAGCAGGTCCTCGGCCCCGTGATGATGCAGAAGGCCGGTGGCCCCAACCCCGTACGCGCCCTGGAACTGCGCGCCCTCACCGAAGCCGCCGCAGGCCGCCTCACCCCGGCCGTCCAGCGTTTCCCGCTCGCCGAGGCGGCAGCCGCCCATCGCGCCCTCGAAACGCGCGGAACCACCGGAAAGGTGGTACTGGAGCCATGA
- a CDS encoding sigma-70 family RNA polymerase sigma factor, protein MTDRDERLRQMSGGDTSDIDFLAQRFEAHRARLRAVAHRMLGSTAEADDAVQEAWFRVSRSDTTRVDNLGGWLTTVVGRVCLDLLRSRKSRAEQPLDTTAPAPAAPAAPALSASAFPPAPATDPEQDALLADSVGVALLVVLDALTPAERLAFVLHDLFGVSYEEVAAVVDRTPAAARQLASRARRRVQGADVPEADRARQRRLVDAFLAAARDGDFDGLLDVLDPDVVARTEVGVATGAAAVARGAATFGPLAGVARPALVDGAAGFVVLAEGRVRRALKFAFVRDRIAVIDIVTDPERVSRLDVRPV, encoded by the coding sequence ATGACGGACCGCGACGAGAGGCTGCGACAGATGAGCGGCGGCGACACCAGTGACATCGACTTCCTTGCTCAGCGCTTCGAGGCGCACCGCGCTCGCCTGCGCGCCGTCGCTCACCGCATGCTCGGCTCGACCGCCGAGGCCGACGACGCGGTGCAGGAGGCGTGGTTCCGGGTGAGCCGCTCCGACACCACCCGGGTCGACAACCTCGGCGGCTGGCTGACGACCGTCGTCGGCCGGGTCTGCCTGGACCTGCTTCGCTCCCGCAAGTCCCGCGCGGAGCAGCCCCTGGACACCACGGCCCCCGCTCCCGCCGCTCCGGCCGCACCCGCCCTCTCCGCGTCCGCCTTCCCGCCCGCCCCCGCGACCGACCCCGAGCAGGACGCGCTCCTCGCCGACTCGGTGGGCGTGGCCCTGCTCGTCGTACTGGACGCTCTGACGCCCGCCGAGCGGCTGGCGTTCGTGCTGCACGACCTGTTCGGGGTGTCGTACGAGGAGGTCGCGGCCGTCGTGGACCGTACGCCGGCCGCCGCCCGGCAGCTCGCCAGCCGCGCCCGGCGCCGGGTACAGGGGGCGGACGTGCCCGAGGCCGACCGCGCCAGGCAGCGGCGGCTCGTGGACGCCTTCCTCGCCGCCGCGCGGGACGGTGACTTCGACGGGCTGCTCGACGTCCTGGACCCGGATGTCGTCGCCCGCACCGAGGTCGGGGTGGCCACGGGCGCGGCGGCCGTGGCCCGGGGCGCGGCGACGTTCGGGCCCCTTGCCGGGGTCGCGCGACCCGCGCTCGTCGACGGTGCGGCGGGGTTCGTGGTGCTTGCCGAGGGGCGGGTGCGGCGGGCCTTGAAGTTTGCGTTCGTACGGGACCGGATCGCCGTGATCGACATCGTCACGGACCCCGAGCGGGTGTCCCGGCTCGACGTCAGGCCGGTCTAG